ATTTTATGTTGGTGTAAAAAATGAAAAGTTTATTCTTGAAAAACTTCAAAGTTTATCCTAGTAAAAATACTTCAAAAATATTTATGAAAATATTTTGTTAACCTTTAGAAAAAATTATGCAAAATAAAATAATTCCACTTTTATATTTATTTGTAATTTCATTTTTACATGCTCAGGAAGTAGAGATAAAAAAAACATTTTATCCAAATGGAAAAATTGAAACAGAAGGAGAATATATAAACGGAGTAAAACATGGAATATATAAAGAGTTTTATGATAACGGAGTTTTGTGGAAAGAATGGAAATTTGTAAATGGAAAAGAAGAAGGAATTTCCAATTGGTATTTTATGGATGGAACTTTAAGCATGATTTGGAATTATAGGGATGGAAAACTTGAAGGCGATGCAACTTGGTATTATGAATCGGGTGAGATTTGGTCAATTCCACATTATGAAAATGATATTCAGCAAGGATTTACAAAAACGTTTTATAAAAGCGGAGCTATTCAAGGAATTTGGCAATATGTAAATGGAAAGTTAAACGGAATTTCAAAATTATTTTTTGAGAATGGTAAACTAGAAGTTGAAAAAAATTATACAGATGGAAAACTTGAAGGAATAAGTAAAGTTTATAATAATTACGGCGGTGTTGCTCTTGAAGCAAACTATAAAAATGATGAGCTGGATGGAACATCATATTTTTATTATCCGGATAAATCGATAAAAGTAATAGATACATATAATAACGGACAAATTGTTAAACGTATTCGTTATGATATTGTCGGAAATTTTGAGAAACTTGAAGAAAATTTTACCGATTTTTTCGGTGACGGAACAATCAAATCAGAATTAAATTTTAAAGAAGGAAAAATTAACGGAATAAATAAATACTACTATCCCGGCGGTTTTATTAAAGCAATCCTAAATTATAGAGATGAAAAACTTGATTCAGTTTGCAGATATTTTTATGAAAACGGAATTCTCCACAAAGAAATAAATTATGTAAACGGATTTAAAAATGGGATAACTTTTGATTATGATAGTTTGGGAATTTTATTTGCAAAGTCCAATTTTTCCGATGATGAATTGGATGGCGAAACTATTTACTTTTACAAAAACGGTAATGCAGAAATAAAATTTAATTATGCAAAAAACAAATTGGAAGGTAAGCAATTGATTTATTTTGGTAATGGAGAAGTTGAAGCGGAATTTTATTATAAGGATAATTTGTTAAATGGAATGAGCACAAAATATTTTGATAATGGGAAAGTTAGAAACTACGGAATGTTTAAAGATGGGAAAATGGATGGAAAATTTTACGAATATTATAAAAATGGATTGTTAAGATTTGAGAAAATTTATTCACAAGATACTTTAGTTTCACAAACTTTCTACAATGAAAAAGGTTTAAAAATCACAAAATAATTTTTCAATTAATTTTCACTTCAAAATTTTTGCCATCAAAAAAAAGATAAAAATTTTTGTTTAAATATTTCAATTCTACTTTC
The nucleotide sequence above comes from Ignavibacteriota bacterium. Encoded proteins:
- a CDS encoding toxin-antitoxin system YwqK family antitoxin; protein product: MQNKIIPLLYLFVISFLHAQEVEIKKTFYPNGKIETEGEYINGVKHGIYKEFYDNGVLWKEWKFVNGKEEGISNWYFMDGTLSMIWNYRDGKLEGDATWYYESGEIWSIPHYENDIQQGFTKTFYKSGAIQGIWQYVNGKLNGISKLFFENGKLEVEKNYTDGKLEGISKVYNNYGGVALEANYKNDELDGTSYFYYPDKSIKVIDTYNNGQIVKRIRYDIVGNFEKLEENFTDFFGDGTIKSELNFKEGKINGINKYYYPGGFIKAILNYRDEKLDSVCRYFYENGILHKEINYVNGFKNGITFDYDSLGILFAKSNFSDDELDGETIYFYKNGNAEIKFNYAKNKLEGKQLIYFGNGEVEAEFYYKDNLLNGMSTKYFDNGKVRNYGMFKDGKMDGKFYEYYKNGLLRFEKIYSQDTLVSQTFYNEKGLKITK